From the genome of Archaeoglobus neptunius, one region includes:
- a CDS encoding DUF5658 family protein — protein MEKVRVLSLSFALVNVADYITTVEGINHGFHELNSLVASLTPGLFLMLKILIVSSITALIMLTCDLRKRNVYARGVYVGLIAGMGISTVVIAVIAAHNALLLVGFPEIEIVTRIFSNILI, from the coding sequence ATGGAAAAGGTGAGGGTACTTAGTTTGTCCTTTGCTCTGGTTAACGTTGCCGATTACATCACCACTGTTGAGGGTATTAATCACGGATTTCATGAGCTGAACAGCCTAGTGGCATCTTTAACCCCCGGTTTATTCCTCATGTTAAAAATTCTGATAGTATCCTCAATCACGGCCTTAATCATGCTTACCTGCGATCTCAGAAAGAGAAATGTTTACGCAAGAGGTGTTTACGTGGGTCTTATCGCCGGAATGGGCATCTCAACAGTTGTTATTGCAGTAATAGCAGCCCACAACGCACTGCTTCTGGTCGGTTTTCCGGAAATTGAAATTGTGACCAGAATATTCTCAAATATTCTGATCTAA
- a CDS encoding 50S ribosomal protein L44e yields MKYPKKIKTFCKYCGKHTLHEVEKVSKGKASSLKWINRQKARRGKVGNLGKFSKVPGGDKPTKRVNIRFRCTECKKAHHRPTWRAKRFELVER; encoded by the coding sequence ATGAAATATCCCAAGAAAATTAAAACGTTCTGCAAATATTGCGGAAAACACACGTTGCATGAAGTGGAGAAGGTTAGCAAGGGAAAGGCCAGTTCGCTGAAATGGATTAACAGACAGAAGGCAAGGCGGGGAAAGGTCGGAAATCTCGGTAAGTTCAGCAAGGTTCCCGGAGGAGATAAGCCGACCAAAAGGGTCAACATAAGGTTCAGATGTACGGAATGCAAGAAAGCCCATCACCGCCCGACCTGGAGGGCAAAGAGATTTGAGCTTGTGGAGAGGTAA
- a CDS encoding sensor histidine kinase: protein MISSSTQYGERFWKDVVENSLTGVIIVDESLKIRYVNRIIEITTGYTKEEFRRMSVFELIPEEEHHKILDAYRKGLGGEQIFMENRYITKDKQVRWAWGFILPAEIGGERIGVTNWIDITGLKRYEKKLRESEEFHRSLIEEFITPVAVIQDGRLVYVNRIFEKNTGYRKDELIGKDPLELLVHPEDRDLFKRCIDGGNSKDYEIHNFFRIKTKSGRERWMAIRLSEITYRGREAVAITSVDMTELHRLTEELRRKNEYLSLLNKVLRHDILNDLTIIRAALELKDEKLIKAARSRVDRISELIDEIKILEEAGKEKRVLNLAEVVREIAEMYRDAAVVKLNLEDVHVSANEGIKTVIQNVLNNAVKHSERFPVEIEIETMVEGDWIVLRIADNGRGVPDEIKAKIFDEGFTTGGGSGLGLFIVKNITELYGGKVEVKDNDPSGAVFEIRLPKSF, encoded by the coding sequence ATGATATCCAGTTCAACACAGTATGGCGAAAGATTCTGGAAGGATGTCGTTGAGAACTCCCTAACGGGCGTTATTATTGTCGATGAGAGCCTGAAAATAAGATACGTTAACAGAATAATCGAAATTACGACCGGCTACACAAAGGAGGAGTTTCGCAGGATGAGTGTTTTTGAACTGATCCCTGAAGAGGAGCATCATAAAATACTCGATGCATACAGGAAGGGTTTGGGTGGAGAACAGATTTTTATGGAAAACAGATACATCACCAAGGACAAACAGGTGAGATGGGCCTGGGGGTTTATTTTACCGGCCGAAATTGGTGGAGAAAGAATCGGTGTGACAAACTGGATTGATATCACTGGACTAAAGAGGTATGAGAAAAAGCTCAGAGAGAGTGAGGAGTTCCATCGCTCTCTCATAGAGGAATTTATCACGCCAGTTGCTGTAATTCAGGATGGCAGACTGGTTTACGTCAACAGGATATTTGAAAAAAACACCGGGTATCGGAAAGACGAGTTGATCGGGAAAGACCCTCTTGAGCTGCTGGTCCATCCGGAAGACAGAGATTTATTCAAAAGATGCATTGATGGGGGCAACTCAAAAGATTACGAAATCCATAACTTTTTCAGGATAAAAACAAAATCGGGCCGGGAGAGATGGATGGCAATCAGGCTGTCAGAAATAACGTACAGGGGGAGAGAAGCTGTAGCCATAACCAGCGTAGACATGACGGAGTTGCATAGATTGACCGAAGAACTGAGGCGAAAAAACGAGTATCTTTCTCTGCTTAACAAGGTTCTCAGACATGACATACTCAACGATCTCACCATTATAAGGGCAGCACTTGAACTGAAAGATGAGAAGCTGATAAAGGCGGCAAGATCAAGAGTAGACAGGATATCAGAGCTTATTGACGAAATAAAAATCCTTGAAGAGGCTGGAAAGGAGAAAAGGGTGCTAAATCTGGCCGAAGTCGTGAGGGAAATAGCTGAAATGTACAGAGACGCCGCGGTGGTAAAACTCAATCTGGAAGATGTCCATGTTTCCGCAAATGAGGGTATCAAGACCGTGATTCAGAACGTTTTGAACAACGCCGTGAAGCACTCGGAAAGATTTCCGGTCGAGATTGAGATTGAAACGATGGTGGAGGGGGACTGGATCGTTTTGAGAATAGCCGACAACGGCAGGGGGGTTCCCGATGAAATCAAGGCAAAAATATTTGACGAAGGTTTTACAACCGGTGGAGGAAGTGGTCTCGGGCTGTTTATCGTGAAAAACATAACCGAACTCTATGGGGGAAAGGTTGAGGTTAAAGACAATGACCCGTCCGGAGCAGTTTTCGAGATAAGACTTCCAAAAAGTTTCTAG
- a CDS encoding ABC transporter ATP-binding protein, whose amino-acid sequence MKNDIILKTQNLSKFFDGLKALNRVNINVKRGSITLVIGPNGSGKTTFINTVSGFYRADEGRVFFEDREITNKPPHEISKFGIARTFQIPQPLKKMTVLENLLIAPDDYGVGVLNSIMGRWIKDEEEIVEKAFKILEFLKIDHLWDSEAQNLSGGQLKLLEVGRALMRDVKLIIMDEPIAGVNPVLSHSMLDRFVELKKMGMSFLIVEHRLDIVLKYTDHIYVMANGSVIAEGKEEDILNNPKVVEVYLGASDSEIECGI is encoded by the coding sequence ATGAAGAACGACATTATCCTCAAGACTCAAAATCTTTCTAAATTTTTTGATGGTTTGAAAGCCCTGAACAGAGTCAACATAAACGTCAAGAGAGGCAGTATTACCCTTGTTATTGGCCCTAACGGTAGCGGAAAGACGACGTTCATAAACACCGTATCAGGGTTTTACAGAGCAGACGAGGGCAGGGTGTTTTTTGAGGACAGAGAGATAACAAACAAACCGCCCCATGAGATTAGCAAATTTGGAATAGCAAGAACCTTCCAGATCCCACAGCCGCTTAAAAAGATGACCGTTCTTGAGAACCTGCTTATAGCACCCGACGACTACGGAGTGGGTGTTCTGAACTCGATTATGGGGAGATGGATCAAAGACGAGGAAGAAATCGTAGAGAAGGCATTTAAAATCCTTGAATTTCTCAAAATCGACCATCTCTGGGACTCCGAGGCTCAGAATCTCAGTGGTGGTCAACTGAAACTGCTCGAAGTCGGAAGAGCACTGATGAGGGATGTCAAGCTGATCATTATGGATGAGCCGATAGCCGGAGTCAATCCTGTTCTCTCACACAGCATGCTTGACAGGTTTGTTGAGCTGAAAAAAATGGGAATGAGTTTCCTCATAGTTGAGCACAGACTCGACATAGTGCTTAAATACACAGACCACATTTATGTTATGGCTAATGGTAGCGTGATTGCGGAGGGCAAGGAAGAGGATATCCTGAACAATCCAAAAGTGGTGGAGGTGTATCTCGGTGCTTCGGACAGTGAAATTGAATGCGGGATATAA
- a CDS encoding 30S ribosomal protein S27e has translation MLAVKKSKFIKVKCPDCEHEQTIFDHPSTVVKCLICGRTLAEPTGGKGSLKAEVLEVLDQNI, from the coding sequence ATGTTGGCAGTCAAAAAAAGCAAGTTCATTAAGGTGAAGTGTCCGGATTGCGAGCACGAGCAGACGATCTTTGACCACCCATCAACGGTTGTCAAGTGTTTGATTTGCGGCAGAACTCTCGCAGAACCCACAGGTGGGAAGGGGAGCCTGAAAGCCGAGGTTCTGGAGGTTTTAGATCAGAATATTTGA
- a CDS encoding DUF166 domain-containing protein: protein MFTSDLKLVVFQHGFFGERFIANIMNYPNSCPAYGACGIDGCTQCKEGLYNFSKNIIAAFSMPDPTTMPDFIENAEDFLPKVIPDADIAVAINLHPDVLAVLPEKLEGRVKALVVPVEEPGWCSPGLAKQIKEKCEELGIEFAAPKPFCNLRKSEEHPTINRMIDEMGIGYPEFEIDILEDGKAYVRILRTQPCGCAYYIGIKLRGFDFSEVVRGEMRELWNVVSEAHHSFPCTASMERDNEYNETLLHIAGYIARHAVDKALGYEGDEDIPEHIKDVVL from the coding sequence ATGTTCACATCGGATTTGAAACTTGTAGTGTTCCAGCATGGATTTTTCGGAGAGAGATTCATTGCCAATATAATGAACTACCCCAACTCATGCCCTGCTTACGGAGCCTGCGGCATTGACGGATGCACACAGTGTAAGGAGGGACTGTACAACTTCTCAAAGAACATCATCGCTGCATTCTCAATGCCCGACCCTACAACAATGCCTGATTTTATCGAAAATGCAGAGGATTTTCTTCCGAAGGTCATACCCGACGCCGATATAGCCGTTGCGATCAACCTGCATCCAGATGTACTGGCGGTGCTACCGGAAAAGCTTGAGGGGAGGGTAAAGGCTCTCGTGGTTCCGGTTGAAGAGCCCGGGTGGTGTTCGCCAGGTCTTGCAAAACAGATAAAGGAGAAATGTGAAGAACTCGGAATCGAGTTTGCTGCACCCAAACCATTCTGCAATCTCAGGAAAAGTGAGGAACATCCCACGATAAACAGGATGATAGATGAGATGGGAATAGGTTACCCGGAGTTCGAAATTGACATTCTGGAGGACGGAAAGGCCTACGTGAGAATCCTGAGGACTCAGCCATGTGGATGTGCATATTACATCGGAATTAAGCTGAGGGGTTTCGATTTCTCAGAGGTTGTCAGAGGGGAGATGAGGGAACTGTGGAATGTTGTTTCTGAGGCTCATCACAGCTTTCCATGCACGGCAAGTATGGAGAGGGATAACGAGTACAACGAAACGCTCCTCCACATAGCCGGATACATTGCAAGACATGCGGTGGACAAGGCTCTCGGATATGAGGGTGATGAGGATATTCCGGAGCACATAAAAGATGTGGTGCTCTAG
- a CDS encoding YkgJ family cysteine cluster protein, with protein sequence MELVTWKRVAGWRCRRCGKCCRDLDIMVTPEEERRLQKYGEVFERGKILTYLRKLNGKCIFLRGNTCTIYSERPMACVKYPFYFRLKGDAEAFFQGIYVYVDPSCPGLKITRCPVPNFEIAAIIYQLLKNEKLIIV encoded by the coding sequence GTGGAACTCGTGACCTGGAAAAGAGTTGCAGGCTGGAGGTGCCGGCGCTGCGGAAAGTGCTGCAGAGACCTTGATATCATGGTCACGCCTGAAGAGGAAAGGAGACTGCAGAAGTACGGTGAAGTTTTTGAAAGAGGCAAAATACTGACATATCTCAGGAAATTAAACGGGAAATGCATTTTTCTGAGAGGAAACACGTGTACAATTTACAGTGAACGTCCAATGGCATGTGTAAAGTACCCCTTCTACTTCAGATTGAAAGGCGATGCAGAGGCTTTCTTTCAGGGTATCTACGTTTACGTCGATCCTTCATGCCCCGGACTGAAAATAACCCGGTGTCCTGTCCCAAATTTTGAAATCGCCGCCATCATCTACCAGTTGCTGAAAAATGAAAAACTTATTATAGTGTAA
- a CDS encoding IGHMBP2 family helicase, with the protein MEPEKFQKRLLELTRIERDAQIKTMIEEMKRLSGEKREKKGRAILGLRGKIAGEEFGFKLVRYGRRREIETEISVGDEVIVSRGDPLKSDLRGVVAEKGSRYITVALETVPDWALKDVRVDLFASDLTFKRWIENLQNLNASGVRALKLALGIEEPLENSKIHFTPLDDKLNSAQREAVSLALGSPDFFLIHGPFGTGKTRTLAEVVRQLVKSGERVLVTAESNTAVDNLVEILSDLRIVRVGHPARVDHRLKTFTLSHQICSHTTYEEIKKLKMTVEKLEKDMDTLTKPVPALRRGMSDEEIFRLAREGRGLRGLSADKIISMARWIELRRELDKIYSKMREIEESIAKEIIENSEVVLATNSMAFVLDGNFDVVVIDEATQATIPSILIPISKARKFVLAGDHKQLPPTVLEARELSNTLFEMLIDRFPEKSRLLDVQYRMNERIMEFPSREFYGGRIKAHESVRKITLSDLINGRADWEVLDPAEPIVFVDTSDCPDRWESKLADSPSRYNRLECRIVERIVDGLVGMGVKEDWICVITPYEDQVDFLRRRVRVDVSTVDGFQGREREVVVISFVRSNRKREIGFLDDLRRLNVSITRAKRKLIMVGDSETLSSNDTYRRLIEYVRRRGIYSRIC; encoded by the coding sequence GTGGAACCCGAAAAGTTTCAAAAAAGACTTCTGGAACTAACCCGTATCGAGAGAGATGCCCAGATCAAGACGATGATTGAAGAAATGAAAAGACTCAGCGGAGAGAAAAGGGAGAAGAAGGGGAGAGCGATTCTGGGTTTGAGAGGAAAGATTGCTGGTGAAGAGTTTGGATTCAAACTTGTCAGATACGGGAGAAGGAGAGAGATTGAGACTGAGATATCTGTTGGCGATGAGGTAATAGTCAGCAGAGGAGACCCACTTAAGAGTGACCTGAGAGGAGTTGTGGCGGAAAAAGGAAGCAGATACATCACCGTAGCTCTTGAAACTGTCCCCGACTGGGCTTTGAAGGATGTGAGGGTAGATCTGTTTGCAAGCGATCTCACATTCAAAAGGTGGATTGAGAATCTGCAGAATCTGAATGCCAGTGGAGTAAGGGCGTTAAAACTGGCCCTTGGTATTGAAGAGCCATTGGAGAACAGTAAAATTCATTTTACACCGCTGGACGACAAGCTTAACAGCGCGCAGAGAGAGGCAGTGTCACTTGCACTGGGGTCTCCGGACTTTTTCCTGATCCATGGACCCTTCGGGACGGGTAAGACGAGAACCCTGGCTGAAGTTGTCAGACAACTGGTTAAAAGTGGTGAGAGGGTTCTGGTTACTGCTGAGAGCAATACTGCTGTGGACAATCTTGTTGAAATTCTCTCTGATCTCAGAATAGTCAGAGTCGGGCATCCTGCAAGAGTGGATCACAGGCTTAAAACCTTCACACTCTCACACCAGATCTGCAGCCATACAACCTACGAGGAGATTAAAAAGCTCAAGATGACAGTTGAAAAGCTTGAAAAGGATATGGATACCCTTACAAAGCCCGTTCCTGCTCTGCGAAGGGGTATGAGTGATGAAGAAATCTTCAGACTGGCAAGAGAAGGTAGGGGGTTGAGGGGCCTGTCGGCGGATAAGATCATCTCTATGGCAAGGTGGATAGAGCTAAGAAGAGAGCTGGATAAAATTTATAGCAAGATGAGGGAAATTGAGGAGTCCATAGCAAAGGAAATTATCGAGAATTCTGAAGTCGTTCTCGCAACAAATTCTATGGCATTCGTCCTTGATGGAAATTTTGATGTGGTTGTGATTGATGAGGCCACACAGGCTACGATTCCGAGCATCCTCATACCCATCAGCAAGGCCAGAAAGTTCGTTTTGGCAGGTGATCACAAGCAGCTTCCACCTACGGTGCTTGAGGCCAGAGAATTGAGCAATACACTTTTCGAAATGCTGATTGACAGATTTCCCGAGAAATCTCGTCTCCTGGACGTTCAGTACAGGATGAATGAGAGGATAATGGAGTTTCCAAGCAGAGAGTTTTACGGAGGCAGAATAAAGGCGCATGAAAGTGTGAGGAAAATCACCCTCAGTGACCTTATTAACGGCAGGGCGGATTGGGAGGTCCTAGACCCTGCAGAGCCTATAGTATTCGTGGACACATCAGACTGTCCTGACAGATGGGAAAGCAAGCTCGCAGACTCCCCCTCAAGGTACAACAGGCTTGAATGCAGAATCGTTGAGAGGATCGTGGACGGTCTGGTTGGAATGGGGGTAAAGGAAGACTGGATATGTGTTATAACACCGTACGAAGATCAGGTGGATTTTCTGAGAAGAAGGGTTAGGGTTGATGTGAGCACGGTTGACGGCTTTCAGGGGAGGGAGAGGGAGGTTGTGGTGATATCATTTGTGCGTAGCAATCGAAAAAGGGAGATTGGCTTTCTTGATGACCTGAGGAGGCTCAACGTTTCAATTACGCGGGCGAAAAGGAAGCTCATAATGGTGGGCGACTCAGAAACCCTGTCCTCAAACGATACGTACAGAAGGCTGATTGAATATGTTAGGAGAAGAGGAATTTACAGCAGAATTTGTTAG
- a CDS encoding branched-chain amino acid ABC transporter ATP-binding protein, with protein sequence MLRTVKLNAGYKELHILFDVDAEMKKNKITTIVGPNGSGKSTLLKSIFGLATVHSGQVFYNGSEITGYPPHSRTKLGIAYLPQTDNVFANLTVEENLKIAAYTVDKDEVKDRIDTALQSFPELQNFMKRKAGTLSGGERQMLAMATALVRKASVLMLDEPTAQLSPKFAEIIFDRILMLRDDLKLTVLLVEQNVQRALEISDYAYLLVSGRVAFEGKAEDLLEHEKFEKLCMGIVD encoded by the coding sequence GTGCTTCGGACAGTGAAATTGAATGCGGGATATAAGGAGCTTCACATCCTGTTTGATGTGGATGCGGAGATGAAAAAGAACAAGATAACAACCATAGTCGGCCCTAACGGCAGTGGAAAGTCCACTTTGCTAAAATCAATATTTGGACTTGCCACCGTTCATTCGGGGCAGGTGTTCTACAATGGCAGCGAAATTACCGGGTATCCTCCCCACAGCAGAACCAAGCTTGGTATAGCCTATCTTCCCCAGACGGACAACGTTTTCGCCAATCTCACTGTCGAGGAGAATCTGAAAATTGCCGCCTACACTGTTGATAAGGATGAAGTTAAGGACAGAATTGACACTGCCCTACAGTCCTTTCCAGAACTCCAGAACTTCATGAAAAGGAAAGCAGGTACACTTAGCGGTGGAGAAAGACAGATGCTTGCAATGGCAACGGCTCTGGTCAGAAAAGCCAGCGTCCTGATGCTCGATGAGCCTACAGCTCAGCTATCACCGAAATTCGCCGAGATAATATTCGACAGAATTCTTATGCTCAGAGACGATTTGAAGCTGACGGTTTTGCTGGTTGAGCAGAACGTCCAGAGAGCCCTTGAGATAAGTGACTACGCCTATCTGCTTGTAAGCGGAAGAGTGGCATTCGAAGGGAAAGCAGAGGATCTCTTGGAGCACGAAAAATTTGAGAAGCTCTGCATGGGCATTGTGGACTAA